Proteins encoded together in one Candidatus Schekmanbacteria bacterium window:
- a CDS encoding DUF4405 domain-containing protein — translation MEDKDKDLEKRGSFREIVSLLTLTGFVYGPLDERLSIREALEKNLKKPVGEHVNWTFCFGGITFLLFVIQAFTGVLLLMYYQPTTAAAYKSVVHITNNVPFGWLMRGIHHWAANLMTVFVFLHMLRVFFYGAYKAPRDFNWVTGVVLLLLTLGFGFTGYLLPWNQISYWATTVGTEIPSAVPIVGDLIKMLIRGGTDVTQATLTRFFAIHVLILPATIAVFLLAHFLMIRKQGISEPL, via the coding sequence ATGGAAGATAAAGATAAGGATTTAGAAAAACGGGGAAGTTTTAGAGAAATAGTCAGTTTATTGACTCTTACCGGTTTTGTTTATGGACCGCTCGATGAAAGATTGAGTATAAGAGAGGCGCTTGAGAAGAATTTAAAAAAGCCGGTTGGAGAACATGTGAACTGGACTTTTTGTTTTGGAGGCATTACTTTTTTACTCTTTGTAATTCAAGCATTTACCGGTGTTTTATTGTTGATGTATTATCAGCCCACTACAGCTGCTGCCTATAAAAGCGTAGTGCATATAACAAACAATGTGCCTTTCGGATGGCTGATGAGAGGAATCCATCATTGGGCGGCAAACCTGATGACGGTCTTTGTTTTTCTACATATGTTGAGAGTCTTCTTTTATGGCGCTTATAAAGCTCCAAGGGATTTCAATTGGGTCACTGGTGTTGTCCTTCTTCTTCTTACATTAGGATTTGGATTTACGGGATATCTTCTTCCATGGAATCAAATTTCCTACTGGGCAACCACCGTTGGCACAGAAATTCCAAGTGCAGTGCCTATAGTTGGAGATTTGATAAAGATGCTTATAAGGGGAGGTACTGATGTAACACAAGCTACATTGACAAGATTTTTTGCCATTCATGTGTTGATTCTCCCTGCAACTATTGCTGTTTTTCTCTTGGCGCATTTTTTGATGATACGAAAACAGGGAATTTCTGAGCCCTTGTAA